The proteins below come from a single Eucalyptus grandis isolate ANBG69807.140 chromosome 3, ASM1654582v1, whole genome shotgun sequence genomic window:
- the LOC120291655 gene encoding receptor-like protein 33, giving the protein MDTSPEFKRFTSLMVALAHFTTFAIPLPAHASPAEAQALLKWKSSGNVIKIDLTSTNVEGTLSEFPFSSLSHLMYMDLKFNNLSGHIPPQIGLLSNLAYLDLSTNWFSGKIPSEIGNLSKLAKLYVDDNSLSGSIPQEMGNMKNLKVLQLLWNNLIGPIPSTLGNLTKLTDLSLFHNKLTGSILLPLYNLTKLTVLRLHHNQFTGSLPENLCQGGLLQNLTLGDNNLTGSIPRSLRNCTSLVIVTLNQNQFTGNISETFGVHPNLYYLNMSSNKFYGEISTNWGSCTRLQYMGIARNKITGYLPPEIGNMSQLQELDLSSNGLVGKIPKGLGKLTFLHVLLLNDNQLSGRWPIEGFSNTSLEQINLSNNKFDGPLPLPSPFTNFYSIADNKIAGKIPLSICNVTSLSVLIMSNNSIAGSLPECLSHFNLSILNLKMNSLSGTIPQTFLLRSKFLRSLDLSQNQFEGTLPQTLANCKNLEVLDFSNNKIEDRSPTWLGTLPKLKVLILRSNNFKGSLDFPKVAHLFPMLRIFDLSNNGFTGPLPTNLIAKLQGMMNGQNRQGPKGELYMRQEVATGFYVDSVNVTMKGNNVRLLKILKICTFIDLSLNSFHGNIPSIIGNLQYLKGLNLSHNHLTGSIPSTLGNLTHLECLDLSSNKLSGRVPRELGDLSFWGV; this is encoded by the exons ATGGATACTTCACCAGAATTCAAGAGGTTCACGAGCCTCATGGTTGCCCTTGCCCATTTCACTACCTTTGCCATTCCACTTCCTGCTCACGCTTCCCCTGCAGAGGCCCAAGCCCTCCTCAAGTGGAAGTCCA GCGGGAATGTGATCAAGATAGATCTCACCAGCACCAATGTAGAAGGTACGCTCAGCGAATTCCCATTCTCATCTTTGTCTCATCTCATGTACATGGACTTGAAATTCAATAATCTCTCTGGCCACATTCCGCCTCAAATCGGTCTCTTGAGCAATCTCGCCTATCTCGACCTCTCTACAAATTGGTTCTCGGGGAAAATACCATCGGAGATCGGTAATTTGAGCAAATTAGCTAAATTGTATGTCGACGACAATAGCCTCTCTGGTTCTATTCCTCAAGAAAtgggaaatatgaaaaatttgaaagtgctCCAGTTGCTCTGGAACAATTTGATAGGACCGATTCCTTCCACTTTGGGGAACTTGACCAAATTAACAGATCTAAGCCTATTTCATAATAAGCTTACCGGTTCCATCCTGCTACCATTATACAATTTGACAAAGCTTACGGTGTTGCGATTGCATCACAACCAGTTCACTGGTTCCTTACCAGAGAACTTGTGCCAAGGTGGATTGCTCCAAAACCTCACGTTGGGTGACAATAACTTAACTGGTTCCATCCCTAGAAGCTTGAGAAATTGCACAAGCTTGGTCATAGTAACCCTCAACCAAAACCAGTTCACTGGAAACATATCTGAGACCTTTGGTGTCCACCCCAACTTGTACTATCTCAATATGAGTTCCAACAAGTTCTATGGAGAAATCTCAACAAACTGGGGAAGTTGCACGCGTTTACAGTATATGGGGATTGCTAGAAATAAAATCACTGGTTACTTGCCTCCTGAGATTGGAAATATGAGTCAACTACAAGAACTCGATCTTTCTTCCAATGGATTAGTTGGCAAGATTCCAAAAGGACTTGGGAAATTGACTTTCCTACACGTTCTACTTCTCAACGACAATCAACTTTCGGGACGGTGGCCAATAGAAGGTTTCTCAAACACATCATTGGAGCAAATTAATttgtccaacaacaaatttgatGGTCCACTTCCACTTCCATCACCCTTCACAAATTTCTATTCGATTGCGGATAATAAAATAGCGGGGAAGATCCCTTTATCAATATGCAATGTTACCTCTCTCTCAGTCCTCATCATGTCTAATAATAGCATAGCCGGTAGCCTACCTGAGTGCTTGTCACacttcaatttatcgattttgaaCTTGAAAATGAATAGTCTTTCAGGCACAATCCCCCAAACATTTTTACTGAGAAGTAAATTTTTGAGAAGTCTTGACTTGAGTCAAAATCAGTTCGAAGGGACATTGCCCCAAACCCTTGCCAATTGTAAAAACCTGGAAGTTTTGGATTTCAGCAACAATAAGATAGAGGATAGGTCCCCAACATGGCTGGGAACACTACCTAAGCTAAAAGTTCTTATTTTGaggtccaacaattttaagggttCTTTAGATTTTCCAAAGGTAGCTCATCTCTTTCCCATGTTGCGCATTTTTGACCTCTCGAACAATGGCTTCACTGGTCCTTTACCAACCAATTTGATAGCGAAACTTCAAGGGATGATGAATGGACAAAATAGGCAAGGGCCAAAAGGCGAATTGTACATGAGGCAAGAAGTTGCAACGGGGTTCTATGTAGATTCTGTGAATGTGACCATGAAAGGAAACAATGTTCGGCTACTGAAGATCTTGAAAATCTGCACATTCATTGACTTATCACTCAACTCTTTTCATGGGAACAtcccaagtattattggaaATCTTCAATATCTCAAAGGGCTCAACCTTTCCCACAACCACCTCACAGGTTCTATTCCATCAACCCTTGGAAATTTGACTCACCTTGAATGTTTAGATTTATCTTCAAACAAGCTTAGTGGGAGGGTTCCTAGAGAACTCGGAGATTTGTCATTCTGGGGTGTTTGA
- the LOC120291160 gene encoding uncharacterized protein LOC120291160, with protein sequence MIATSTETGEGVTVTEVGAIAQVLIVAETEGHPNMMMRTEVGVDHTQVHPGARRKPNMRGVALQIRDLLHLKVLMYEMVKEILSSKEMCPVDVLPIPLVHLHVVHRSSGKMSAPGRGSHFCSTNNYTLS encoded by the exons ATGATCGCGACAAGTACAGAGACGGGGGAAGGAGTTACGGTCACCGAAGTAGGAGCTATAGCCCAAGTCCTGATCGTCGCAGAGACCGAAGGGCACCCAAACATGATGATGAGGACCGAAGTCGGAGTGGATCATACACAAG TTCATCCCGGAGCCCGCAGAAAGCCAAATATGAGAGGAGTCGCTCTCCAAATCAGAGACCTTCTACACTTGAAAGTCCTGATGTACGAAATGGTGAAAGAGATTCTCAGCTCCAAAGAGATGTGCCCAGTGGACGTCCTGCCAATTCCGCTGGTGCATCTCCACGTAGTCCATAGATCGAGTG GAAAGATGAGTGCCCCAGGTCGTGGGAGTCATTTTTGCTCGACAAACAATTATACTTTATCCTGA
- the LOC104448094 gene encoding uncharacterized protein LOC104448094: protein MACRKSEKYGEKSQIDEEDKAKGHQISWRPMKLLRRDPFEPRSDSALIIGRDRTTIKPPRSGPSRPTNPFSCFLSSALEVEPPWKLDQLEPDRSISVSLAGEEAALQMSHFGRSGPPDIRHLLAPHPQHLLPPAPTPFASVALCVNASRGCFAGTTADDLFPLFDKYGEVVDLFVPRDRRTGESRGFAFVRYKYADEAQKAVDKLDGRVVDGREIGVQFAKYCPYAERIDKGRIAEPVSKIRRRSRSHNPQPRCGLSLLS from the exons ATGGCTTGTAGGAAAAGTGAGAAGTACGGAGAGAAGAGCCAAATTGATGAAGAAGACAAAGCAAAAGgccatcaaatttcatggagaCCAATGAAATTGTTAAGAAGGGATCCCTTTGAG CCACGATCGGATTCGGCCCTAATAATTGGGCGGGATCGAACCACAATCAAACCCCCACGATCCGGCCCATCCCGGCCCACTAACCCGTTCTCGTGTTTTCTCTCATCTGCTCTCGAAGTCGAACCCCCTTGGAAGCTGGACCAGCTGGAGCCCGACCGGAGCATCTCTGTATCTCTCGCCGGAGAAGAAGCAGCATTGCAGATGTCGCATTTTGGAAGGTCAGGCCCTCCGGACATTCGACACTTACTGGCTCCTCATCCTCAGCATCTCCTTCCCCCTGCTCCGACTCCCTTCGCCTCCGTCGCTCTCTGTGTCAATGCCTCACGCGGTTGTTTCGCGGGGACCACCGCCGACGACCTCTTCCCCCTCTTCGACAAGTACGGCGAGGTCGTCGACTTGTTCGTTCCCAGGGACCGGAG GACTGGGGAGTCGAGAGGGTTCGCGTTCGTGAGGTACAAGTACGCGGACGAGGCGCAGAAGGCGGTGGACAAGCTCGATG GGAGAGTCGTGGATGGGAGAGAGATTGGGGTTCAGTTCGCCAAGTACTGTCCCTATGCCGAGAGAAT TGATAAGGGGAGGATTGCTGAACCTgtttcaaagataagaaggcGGTCGAGAAGTCATAATCCTCAGCCAAGGTGTGGTTTAAGTTTGTTGAGTTAG